A single genomic interval of Fibrobacter sp. UWB4 harbors:
- a CDS encoding S8 family serine peptidase, with product MKKEIALLVAASCIGAGAATVNYDLLGRKGSKMNSPMVYKNIDYSKMKKKEQQSIGSSLENKTLKRLGTGLNSNYRSIAGVYNNKGLDYYMASSQNPYPYYLKWWKANGSYEDGWYNKLAGNGGYMDQSNAVFKSFSLKSHYPPAYKYAGISNVYGHGYNMTWLPPASGISNPVQSSPYAYYQQIRYEPFGTVEMTKSKRSDISWYDESHLYPDADWGDVGVYMVADAEPVSLRHQQYDRYVLVNPNEQFSPDPVNEMLSARSYRIIKDATNFSVVYVSKNRPSDPSSDARGPQIYVGLHNRGDVFYDNEDAMKYSTAARDLDNYIYNNRTTEIVAAGNYMVRLNTGHLAAEAHAANAITVGAVDAYSGEITSYNSTKSKYCTRGIGGCDGLSNTNEGSRKPEIYNYSHFYFLDEWREYTDLSSGVQYSYDPFYDGNEMSAAYTASMVAELLSVNPFYRWHPEVVKALLLTSGDVSVSPPYPEYYPVTSEIPSYRSLVFDKNHNSYFHESRYWVGETQRLKTHVEPYSERKEIRFKVKRPAGKTNFKAAIAWLSSGNDIANLGRVPQDFDLYVYESNDGNVDNIDVYNSHASSLSGIDAYEKISFTSNANYLVFRILLYRDLEDSENNGQMVLGFDVAAK from the coding sequence ATGAAAAAGGAGATTGCTTTATTAGTTGCCGCCAGTTGCATTGGCGCTGGTGCGGCTACGGTGAATTATGACCTTTTGGGTCGTAAGGGGAGTAAAATGAATTCCCCGATGGTCTATAAGAATATAGACTATAGTAAAATGAAGAAAAAAGAACAGCAGAGCATTGGTTCTTCTCTGGAAAATAAAACGCTAAAAAGGCTTGGAACGGGGCTGAATTCGAATTATCGTTCTATTGCGGGTGTTTATAATAATAAGGGGCTGGATTATTATATGGCAAGTTCCCAGAATCCGTATCCCTACTATTTGAAGTGGTGGAAAGCAAATGGTTCATATGAGGATGGCTGGTATAATAAGTTGGCTGGAAATGGTGGCTATATGGACCAGTCAAATGCTGTTTTTAAGAGCTTCTCTCTTAAGTCGCACTATCCGCCTGCATATAAATATGCCGGGATTTCCAATGTTTATGGGCATGGTTACAATATGACGTGGTTGCCTCCTGCTTCTGGAATTTCTAATCCGGTTCAGTCTTCGCCATATGCATATTATCAGCAAATTCGATACGAACCTTTTGGAACTGTCGAAATGACTAAGTCCAAAAGGAGCGATATCTCATGGTATGATGAAAGCCATCTGTATCCGGATGCGGATTGGGGTGATGTCGGTGTTTATATGGTTGCTGATGCTGAACCGGTTAGCTTGCGCCATCAACAGTATGATCGCTATGTTCTGGTTAATCCGAATGAACAGTTTTCTCCGGATCCCGTAAATGAAATGCTTTCGGCAAGGTCCTATAGAATTATTAAGGATGCTACGAATTTTTCTGTGGTTTATGTAAGCAAAAATCGACCTTCAGATCCGTCTTCTGATGCCAGGGGACCTCAAATTTATGTAGGACTTCATAATCGTGGCGATGTTTTCTATGATAATGAAGATGCTATGAAATATTCTACTGCGGCTAGGGATCTTGATAATTACATCTATAATAATAGAACGACCGAAATCGTCGCTGCAGGAAACTATATGGTTCGTCTTAATACAGGACATCTGGCTGCTGAAGCACATGCCGCAAATGCCATTACTGTTGGTGCGGTAGATGCTTATAGTGGAGAGATTACGAGCTATAATTCGACAAAGTCGAAATATTGCACTCGTGGTATTGGCGGGTGCGATGGACTTTCTAATACCAATGAAGGGTCCAGAAAACCGGAAATATACAACTATTCTCACTTCTATTTTTTGGATGAATGGAGAGAGTATACGGATTTGTCTTCTGGAGTGCAGTACAGTTATGATCCTTTCTATGATGGCAATGAAATGTCTGCTGCTTATACAGCAAGTATGGTCGCTGAACTTCTGTCGGTCAATCCGTTCTATCGCTGGCATCCGGAAGTCGTAAAGGCTTTGTTGCTGACTTCGGGCGATGTCTCTGTGTCTCCTCCTTATCCTGAATACTATCCGGTAACATCGGAAATTCCGTCTTACCGTAGCTTGGTTTTCGATAAAAATCACAATTCCTACTTCCATGAATCTCGTTATTGGGTGGGCGAAACGCAGCGGCTGAAAACGCATGTTGAACCTTATAGCGAAAGAAAAGAAATTCGCTTTAAAGTCAAACGCCCGGCTGGCAAGACTAATTTTAAGGCTGCAATTGCATGGCTGAGCAGTGGTAATGATATTGCAAATCTTGGCAGGGTTCCTCAGGATTTCGATTTGTATGTGTATGAAAGTAATGACGGCAATGTGGATAATATAGATGTCTATAACTCCCATGCATCATCTCTTAGCGGCATTGACGCTTACGAAAAAATCTCGTTTACATCGAATGCTAATTACCTGGTGTTCCGTATTCTTCTTTATCGCGATCTCGAAGATTCTGAAAATAATGGACAGATGGTCTTGGGCTTTGATGTGGCCGCTAAATAG
- the folB gene encoding dihydroneopterin aldolase, whose amino-acid sequence MVMEQGRIRLKDVQFDCIVGVLPYERINEQPIILNLTLWLDFAKAAETEDLNESIDYAKLAEELKGFIRLSCFKLVETLVVKTAEYVLEHYSKASAVEVSVVKPKAVPGCLGAEASVKISRQ is encoded by the coding sequence ATGGTAATGGAACAAGGGCGAATCCGGCTCAAAGACGTTCAATTTGATTGCATCGTTGGTGTTCTTCCCTACGAACGCATAAACGAACAACCAATCATCTTGAACCTCACTCTTTGGTTGGACTTCGCAAAAGCTGCAGAAACAGAAGATTTAAACGAATCTATCGACTATGCAAAGCTGGCGGAAGAACTAAAAGGGTTCATCCGCCTTTCTTGTTTCAAGCTTGTCGAAACTCTTGTCGTAAAAACAGCTGAATACGTCCTAGAGCATTATTCTAAAGCCTCAGCCGTCGAAGTCTCCGTCGTAAAACCTAAAGCCGTTCCCGGCTGCCTAGGCGCCGAAGCCAGCGTGAAGATTAGTAGACAGTAG
- a CDS encoding YifB family Mg chelatase-like AAA ATPase translates to MFRRIRSYCLFGIKAVPVSVEVDAAQGLPGFTLVGLPDNAVRESRERVVSAIRSIGKVVTGFRTTVNLSPADLRKEGSALDLPLAIGLLVSTGEIEVPQLERYVFVGELSLDGLLKPVRGVLSIAMNLSTARDCILVIPRGNEQEASLVEGLRFICADSLGECVEILERNSSQGVKIAKGISSCHVSVSNEIPDFKNVVGMDGVKRALEIAAAGAHNFLLVGSPGAGKTLCAKCLPGILPEMTEQEILETTRIHSCALRAGDSDAFKPVLTRPFRSPHHSASMVSLVGGGTRLLPGEASLAHNGVLFLDELPEFNRSVLEALREPMEEGEISVSRASGTVIWPARFMMGAAMNPCPCGYSMDPKRECTCLPEARKRYREKISGPLLDRIDIQVSVPPVDAAMFVIKGRGESSADIRRRVCAARSVQRERFRNLPFKSNAEMSSEYARKFAEMTPAVERFAVNAAAKMDLSARGYFRLLKVARTIADLRGTSAVDIMDLSEALRYRAFRG, encoded by the coding sequence TTGTTTCGCAGAATCCGTTCTTATTGCTTGTTTGGAATAAAGGCTGTTCCTGTCAGTGTGGAAGTCGATGCCGCTCAGGGACTGCCTGGGTTTACTCTTGTCGGACTCCCGGACAATGCGGTAAGGGAATCTCGAGAACGTGTTGTTTCGGCGATACGCTCCATCGGGAAAGTGGTGACAGGTTTTCGTACAACGGTGAACTTGTCGCCTGCGGATTTGCGAAAGGAGGGGAGTGCATTAGACCTTCCGCTTGCGATTGGCTTGCTTGTTTCGACTGGGGAGATAGAAGTTCCGCAGTTGGAACGCTATGTCTTTGTAGGCGAACTCTCATTGGATGGTTTGTTGAAGCCTGTCCGTGGTGTGTTATCCATTGCAATGAATTTGTCTACAGCACGTGACTGTATTCTCGTGATTCCGCGCGGGAATGAGCAGGAAGCTTCGCTGGTGGAAGGTCTTCGTTTTATTTGTGCGGATTCGCTTGGGGAGTGCGTTGAAATCCTAGAACGCAATTCTAGTCAGGGTGTAAAAATTGCAAAAGGCATTTCTTCGTGTCATGTAAGCGTTAGTAATGAAATTCCCGATTTCAAGAATGTAGTGGGAATGGATGGTGTAAAACGGGCGCTTGAAATTGCTGCTGCGGGAGCGCATAATTTCTTGTTGGTGGGGTCGCCCGGTGCTGGTAAGACACTTTGTGCGAAATGCTTGCCGGGAATCCTCCCGGAGATGACTGAACAGGAAATTTTAGAAACGACGCGTATCCATTCTTGTGCGTTGCGAGCCGGTGATTCTGATGCGTTTAAACCCGTGCTTACGCGCCCGTTCCGTTCACCGCATCATTCTGCATCGATGGTGTCGCTTGTGGGCGGCGGAACCCGTCTTTTGCCAGGGGAGGCGAGCCTTGCGCATAATGGAGTTCTTTTTTTGGATGAATTGCCGGAGTTTAACCGCAGTGTGTTGGAAGCTCTGCGCGAGCCAATGGAAGAAGGCGAAATCTCGGTTAGCCGTGCGAGTGGAACTGTTATATGGCCAGCGAGATTTATGATGGGGGCTGCAATGAATCCATGCCCTTGTGGATATTCAATGGATCCTAAGCGTGAGTGCACCTGCTTGCCTGAGGCTCGTAAGCGCTACCGTGAAAAAATATCGGGACCGTTATTGGACCGCATCGATATCCAGGTGAGCGTCCCTCCTGTTGATGCTGCTATGTTTGTGATAAAAGGACGAGGTGAGTCGTCTGCTGATATTCGCAGACGCGTGTGCGCTGCACGATCTGTTCAGCGCGAACGCTTCCGAAATTTGCCTTTTAAATCCAATGCCGAAATGTCGTCGGAGTATGCAAGAAAATTTGCAGAGATGACTCCTGCCGTAGAACGTTTTGCTGTCAATGCCGCAGCCAAGATGGACTTGAGTGCGCGTGGGTACTTTAGGTTGTTAAAAGTTGCGCGTACGATTGCCGACTTGCGAGGCACTTCCGCCGTTGATATTATGGATCTCTCTGAGGCTTTGCGTTACCGCGCCTTTAGAGGATAG
- a CDS encoding carbohydrate-binding family 9-like protein: MKWTANQGIIHPMVTADFSWTPRIITVKFTVEEPVNCYRAAVQEDNGRSWEDSCVEIFLQNPANPAEYFNFETTSRGFILAARGTGRENRQTLPLDAIAKIKRSGTAPSIQDDSVYWTMAVEIPAEIFGMKAIEAPLRGNLYKCADKANTPHYLSAFPIETEKPDFHRPEFFEVL, encoded by the coding sequence ATGAAATGGACTGCAAATCAGGGAATCATCCACCCGATGGTCACCGCTGATTTTTCATGGACTCCCCGCATAATCACAGTTAAATTCACAGTCGAAGAACCCGTGAACTGCTACCGCGCAGCCGTTCAAGAAGACAACGGTCGAAGCTGGGAAGATTCCTGCGTGGAAATTTTCTTGCAGAATCCAGCAAACCCGGCTGAATATTTCAACTTCGAAACGACAAGCCGAGGCTTTATTCTCGCCGCCCGGGGTACAGGCCGCGAGAACAGACAAACGCTCCCGCTTGACGCCATCGCAAAAATCAAGCGTTCAGGAACAGCGCCAAGCATCCAAGACGACAGCGTCTACTGGACAATGGCTGTTGAAATTCCTGCCGAGATTTTCGGAATGAAAGCAATAGAAGCACCGCTCCGCGGAAACCTCTACAAATGCGCCGATAAGGCAAACACGCCCCATTACCTGAGCGCATTTCCCATAGAAACAGAAAAACCGGACTTTCACCGTCCGGAGTTCTTTGAAGTTTTATAG
- a CDS encoding acyl-[acyl-carrier-protein] thioesterase: protein MIDIYTLAKNPLVFQKPRTITSAYIDVSGKMGLAQTVLMVQDNITENFGSMKMDNFVVKEKGGFWVVYKAKFKFLKRPYWKDKVVTTSFPADNQLIRLNENTAITTIEGEPIIFAKQEMCCLSFDRHRPMRLSAVDFPTEGFPEAFMTDDFDRFNVKPEEYQEVYQQKVLPQHIDMSHHMNNIEYVKLALNVFSASDLELCIPSELEVHYLGESKEGQVLKVFRADHNGATYMRILDETDRPVFEMKLRMM, encoded by the coding sequence ATGATTGATATTTACACTTTGGCGAAAAATCCGCTTGTATTCCAGAAGCCGAGAACGATTACTTCGGCTTATATTGACGTGTCAGGAAAGATGGGTCTTGCGCAGACTGTGCTCATGGTCCAGGACAATATTACGGAAAATTTTGGATCCATGAAAATGGACAATTTCGTGGTCAAGGAAAAGGGCGGCTTCTGGGTTGTTTATAAGGCCAAGTTCAAATTCTTGAAACGTCCGTACTGGAAAGATAAAGTTGTCACGACATCCTTCCCGGCAGATAATCAGCTTATCCGCTTGAACGAAAATACGGCGATTACGACGATTGAGGGCGAACCGATTATTTTTGCAAAACAGGAAATGTGCTGCCTGAGCTTCGATCGTCATCGTCCGATGCGCCTTTCTGCGGTCGATTTCCCGACGGAAGGTTTTCCTGAAGCATTCATGACGGATGATTTCGACCGCTTTAACGTGAAGCCTGAAGAATATCAGGAAGTTTATCAGCAGAAGGTCTTGCCGCAACATATCGATATGTCGCACCATATGAACAATATCGAATATGTAAAACTTGCATTGAACGTCTTTAGCGCGTCTGACCTGGAACTTTGCATTCCTTCGGAACTTGAAGTCCATTACTTGGGTGAATCCAAGGAAGGCCAGGTTTTAAAGGTTTTCCGCGCGGATCATAATGGAGCGACTTACATGCGCATTCTCGATGAGACGGATCGCCCTGTCTTCGAAATGAAACTCAGGATGATGTAG
- a CDS encoding S8 family serine peptidase — protein MNKKMAFIVALGCAYAGATSTVNYDLLGRKGSKMNSPMVYKNIDYSKMKKDKQQVGSSLEVKSLAKNAGPGFQNNADAITGIFNNRGLEHQNNTYPYYMKRYFQQGAPLEGWYSTLGGESGYMKQSNQVFFPVPMERKNPVNLQYGVRTNVPSSEYSLSTTNYTFNNNSQPSPYSYSQYGNTEMINYMPFSAIENYAKRYSIWWYDNPSYTPNPEQWDDVGIYMSIDALPVKLDPNKSVPYLKLASGELFEPTPETEMLSSRTYDVIKATAKNSVIFVGSEYPLWPEDYPLNPNHRSPFVYVGVRNRQYGNVDNQLAKQYSYETMQVDNAIYRGRRIDVIPAGNYNVRNNSGHLGLEAHAANAITVGAVDAETRKITSYNSTQSYYCTLGLRQCNDGNNLRIGSRKPEIYNFSHYYFDHQSNSNYPQEQKRVYTNRSTGIAYTYNPYYDGSEMAAAYTAGQIANLLSANPYYRWHPEMVKALMLTSGDVSINTPYPNGTPITTKMPSYYSMLTDQNHSEVFHESRYWVGEISKLYTHYTDEGQKEIRFSVKRPTDKSNFTAAIAWLSSGSDLVKVGRVPQDIDLYVYESNTSNVNNLSNLKVSSLDGDNAYERKSFTSNANYLIFRILIYADRTPDNSDNKGKIVLGFDLAGI, from the coding sequence ATGAATAAAAAAATGGCTTTCATTGTGGCTCTAGGCTGTGCTTATGCCGGTGCTACTTCTACTGTAAATTATGACCTTCTTGGTCGCAAGGGGAGCAAAATGAATTCCCCGATGGTCTATAAGAATATAGACTACTCCAAGATGAAAAAGGATAAACAGCAGGTCGGGTCTTCGCTAGAAGTGAAGTCTTTGGCGAAAAACGCTGGTCCAGGTTTTCAGAATAACGCGGATGCCATAACGGGTATTTTCAATAATAGAGGGTTGGAACATCAAAATAACACGTACCCTTATTATATGAAACGGTACTTCCAGCAAGGTGCCCCTCTTGAAGGCTGGTATAGCACCTTGGGTGGGGAGTCTGGGTACATGAAGCAATCCAATCAGGTCTTTTTCCCTGTCCCGATGGAACGCAAGAATCCGGTTAACCTGCAATACGGGGTAAGAACGAATGTTCCGTCAAGTGAATATTCCCTTTCGACAACGAATTATACCTTCAATAACAATTCGCAGCCATCTCCTTACAGCTATTCTCAGTATGGCAATACCGAGATGATTAATTATATGCCGTTTTCCGCTATTGAAAACTACGCCAAGAGGTATTCGATTTGGTGGTATGACAATCCGTCGTATACGCCGAATCCAGAACAGTGGGACGATGTGGGTATTTATATGTCCATAGACGCCCTTCCGGTCAAGTTGGATCCGAATAAGTCTGTTCCGTATCTTAAGCTTGCGTCTGGAGAATTGTTCGAACCGACGCCTGAAACAGAAATGCTGTCTTCAAGAACGTATGATGTTATAAAGGCGACGGCGAAAAATTCTGTGATTTTTGTCGGTAGCGAGTACCCTCTATGGCCGGAAGATTATCCGTTAAATCCGAATCATCGCAGTCCGTTTGTTTATGTGGGTGTTCGAAATCGCCAATATGGAAATGTCGATAATCAGCTCGCAAAGCAATATTCTTATGAAACGATGCAGGTTGATAATGCCATATATAGAGGTCGTCGTATTGATGTTATTCCCGCTGGGAATTATAATGTGAGAAACAATTCAGGGCATCTTGGTCTTGAAGCTCATGCAGCCAATGCCATTACGGTGGGTGCAGTCGATGCTGAAACTCGAAAAATCACGAGTTATAACTCGACTCAATCCTATTATTGTACTCTGGGTTTAAGGCAATGCAATGATGGAAATAATTTGAGGATTGGTTCCCGAAAGCCTGAAATCTACAATTTTTCTCATTACTATTTTGATCATCAATCTAATAGCAACTATCCTCAAGAACAGAAACGAGTTTATACGAATAGATCTACTGGAATTGCCTATACCTATAACCCGTATTACGACGGTTCCGAAATGGCTGCTGCATATACGGCAGGGCAGATCGCGAACCTTTTGTCGGCAAATCCGTACTATCGCTGGCACCCGGAAATGGTGAAGGCTTTGATGCTTACTTCTGGGGATGTCTCTATAAACACTCCATATCCGAATGGAACTCCGATAACGACAAAGATGCCTTCTTATTATAGCATGCTTACGGACCAAAATCACAGTGAAGTTTTCCATGAATCCCGCTATTGGGTGGGCGAAATCAGTAAGCTGTACACGCATTATACAGATGAAGGACAGAAAGAAATTCGTTTCAGTGTCAAGCGTCCTACAGATAAGAGTAATTTTACAGCAGCAATTGCTTGGTTAAGTAGTGGTTCTGATCTTGTTAAGGTTGGCAGAGTTCCTCAGGATATCGACCTTTATGTGTATGAAAGCAATACCTCGAATGTGAATAATCTTTCTAATTTAAAAGTCTCATCGCTTGATGGAGATAATGCATATGAACGTAAATCGTTTACGTCAAATGCAAACTATCTTATTTTCCGCATTCTTATTTATGCCGACCGTACTCCGGATAATTCAGACAATAAAGGTAAAATTGTCCTTGGCTTCGATCTTGCTGGTATCTAG
- a CDS encoding SpoVG family protein, translating into MAEKTEKKTSSTPAMSSAFDCLAVTNVQVYPFKEGANLGHMKGVATIVLNDQIQIRGLRVMDGENGMFVGYPIDTFYKGEDYRTVCLPITRQLREHIESCVLEKYQAAVA; encoded by the coding sequence ATGGCTGAAAAAACAGAAAAGAAAACTTCGAGTACCCCTGCAATGTCTTCGGCATTTGATTGCCTTGCTGTGACAAACGTGCAGGTTTATCCGTTTAAGGAAGGCGCAAATCTTGGACACATGAAGGGCGTTGCTACGATTGTGCTGAATGACCAGATCCAGATTCGCGGGCTTCGCGTGATGGATGGTGAAAACGGAATGTTTGTGGGGTATCCGATCGATACTTTCTATAAAGGGGAGGACTATCGCACCGTTTGTTTGCCTATAACTCGCCAGTTGAGAGAACATATTGAAAGCTGTGTGCTTGAAAAGTATCAGGCTGCAGTAGCATAA
- a CDS encoding pseudouridine synthase encodes MSTVIIFNKPYGVLSQFTPESGHLALNSFGFPPDIYAAGRLDHDSEGALLLTDNGKLIKKLLDPKYEHPRTYLAQVDGQITKEAILKLSKGVDIKGYHTKPCKAEIAEEPDWIWPRNPPVRYRANIPTSWVKLTLIEGKNRQVRHMTAAVGFPTLRLVRVQIGNIPLGDLKPGEWRIVTDKVI; translated from the coding sequence ATGTCAACTGTTATTATTTTCAACAAGCCCTATGGCGTATTAAGCCAATTCACCCCAGAATCAGGACATTTAGCCCTAAATTCTTTCGGGTTCCCGCCAGACATCTATGCAGCCGGCAGGCTCGATCACGACAGTGAAGGCGCGTTACTCCTAACCGATAACGGGAAACTCATCAAAAAACTTCTAGACCCCAAATACGAACACCCGCGAACCTATCTCGCACAAGTTGACGGACAAATTACCAAGGAAGCCATCCTAAAGCTCTCTAAAGGCGTGGACATCAAGGGATACCACACCAAGCCCTGCAAGGCAGAAATCGCCGAAGAACCCGACTGGATCTGGCCCCGCAACCCGCCAGTGCGCTACCGCGCCAATATTCCCACCAGCTGGGTAAAACTCACGCTCATCGAAGGCAAGAACCGTCAAGTGCGGCACATGACAGCAGCCGTAGGTTTCCCGACCCTCCGCCTTGTCCGTGTGCAAATCGGGAACATCCCGCTAGGGGACTTAAAGCCCGGCGAATGGCGCATTGTCACAGATAAAGTTATTTAA